A genomic region of Arachis hypogaea cultivar Tifrunner chromosome 5, arahy.Tifrunner.gnm2.J5K5, whole genome shotgun sequence contains the following coding sequences:
- the LOC112801732 gene encoding APO protein 1, chloroplastic → MGIPLVSSALCHSSSNGVFTSMEFIRTELSASNSYSLGLKFKYQQFHTGESTMCRTLCCASRKPRGEERVWRRKTTPQNVDFPPRLPKKKKKPFPIPFKEIRQAAKEDKKLALMGIEKPLEPPKNGLLVPDLVPVAYEVFDAWKLLIKGLAQLLHVIPVHGCSECSEVHVGQTGHLIQDCQGPTSSKRRGSHAWVKGSVNDILVPIESYHLFDPFGRRIKHHTRFDYDRIPAVVELCIQAGVDIPEYPSRRRTNPVRMLGKKILDRGGYLEEPRPWSSAESSSLLEFDTYRASERFPCPPLSDIPEIAQETIDAYQTVRKGIRKLMRKYTVKACGYCSEVHVGPWGHNAKLCGSFKHQWRDGKHGWQDATVDEVFPPNYVWHARDPGGPPMRNQLKRFYGKAPAVVEVCMQAGAHSPDEYKPMMRLDIVIPDNEEANLIV, encoded by the exons ATGGGGATTCCATTAGTTTCTTCTGCACTATGCCACTCCTCTTCTAACG GTGTTTTCACTAGCATGGAGTTTATCAGGACTGAGCTTTCAGCTTCAAATTCGTATTCTCTTGGTCTCAAG TTTAAGTATCAACAATTTCACACGGGTGAATCAACAATGTGTAGGACACTATGTTGTGCCAGTAGAAAGCCCAGAGGCGAAGAACGTGTGTGGCGACGAAAAACAACACCCCAGAATGTGGATTTCCCACCAAGACTtcctaagaaaaagaaaaaaccattCCCTATTCCCTTTAAGGAGATCAGGCAGGCTGCTAAGGAGGACAAAAAACTTGCATTGATGGGAATTGAGAAGCCTCTTGAGCCTCCAAAGAATGGATTGCTTGTTCCAGATCTAGTTCCTGTTGCCTACGAAGTATTTGATGCTTGGAAGCTTTTGATCAAAGGCCTTGCACAGCTATTGCATGTCATTCCTGTACATGGCTGTAG CGAATGCTCAGAAGTTCATGTAGGTCAGACTGGTCACCTCATTCAGGATTGTCAAGGTCCTACGAGTTCAAAGCGGCGCGGCTCCCATGCTTGGGTCAAGGGATCTGTCAATGATATACTTGTCCCAATTGAGTCCTATCATCTATTCGACCCCTTTGGTAGGCGCATTAAGCATCACACACGGTTTGATTACGACCGGATCCCTGCTGTTGTTGAGTTATGCATTCAAGCTGGTGTTGATATCCCAGAGTATCCTTCACGGCGACGGACCAACCCTGTACGGATGTTAGGGAAGAAAATACTCGACAGAGGTGGATATTTAGAGGAACCTAGACCATGGAGCTCTGCAGAGTCCTCTTCTCTACTTGAATTTGATACTTACAGAGCTTCTGAGCGATTTCCATGCCCCCCGTTGTCAGAcatacctgaaattgcacaagAAACAATAGATGCATATCAAACAGTTAGAAAGGGTATCAGGAAGTTGATGAGGAAATACACTGTGAAAGCGTGTGGTTATTGTTCAGAGGTTCATGTCGGACCGTGGGGTCACAATGCCAAGCTTTGTGGATCATTTAAGCACCAATGGAGGGATGGAAAGCATGGTTGGCAGGATGCAACTGTGGATGAAGTCTTTCCTCCCAATTATGTGTGGCATGCCAGAGACCCTGGTGGACCTCCCATGAGGAATCAACTGAAGAGATTTTATGGCAAGGCTCCGGCCGTGGTCGAAGTTTGCATGCAAGCCGGAGCTCACTCCCCGGACGAGTACAAGCCCATGATGAGACTTGACATTGTAATCCCAGACAATGAGGAAGCAAACCTGATTGTATGA